The proteins below are encoded in one region of Apium graveolens cultivar Ventura chromosome 4, ASM990537v1, whole genome shotgun sequence:
- the LOC141721217 gene encoding transcription factor bHLH110 isoform X2 has product MESANPHYKHQQQQQLADQCSSPFDAPFFQVDASRAAAWSPNPILNNGEFSPNVNAPSMTQEMGFGSSFTSLSAHDQVQLARVKEDLALSSVHRSTYPRFSEMLNNSSSTSIEDLHLLHHSSDDYLKNEQRNLLRTFSSGCQIDGFQLPGGGGFYSNTPQQKYYSCPISAASGTSAARGTFSQILPTINISNLNQPAASSNSTLSSSSLNMNLESLDLFNSARFSCGYSQSPHDHLGLFKSSLPYSLQNMQLQLSPSRPSSNCPTNVSSSPFNNTGVSEVKRPSSSLETKPPQAAPKKSRLDSRSSCPPFKVRKEKLGDRIAALQQLVAPFGKTDTASVLMEAIGYIKFLQNQTLSVPYMKSSRNRTKKIQVGTGDVTGEEEGTRDLRTRGLCLVPLSCLSYVTDGGGGVWPPPNFSGFS; this is encoded by the exons atgGAGTCTGCAAATCCTCATTACAAGCATCAACAGCAGCAGCAGCTTGCTGATCAGTGTTCCTCTCCTTTTGATGCTCCTTTTTTTCAAGTTGATGCCAGCCGTGCTGCTGCTTGGTCCCCTAATCCCATCTT GAATAACGGGGAATTTAGTCCGAATGTTAATGCCCCTTCCATGACCCAAGAAATGGGGTTTGGATCAAGCTTCACATCTTTGTCTGCTCATGATCAAGTTCAACTTGCGAGGGTTAAAGAAGATCTCGCCTTATCTTCTGTTCATCGTTCCACATATCCAAGATTTTCTGAAATGTTAAACAATTCATCATCAACGAGCATAGAAGATTTACACTTGTTACATCACTCGAGCGATGACTACCTAAAAAATGAGCAGAGAAATTTGCTTAGAACCTTCTCTTCTGGTTGTCAAATCGACGGCTTTCAACTTCCAGGTGGTGGAGGATTTTATTCCAATACTCCACAACAGAAGTACTACTCATGTCCTATATCTGCTGCAAGTGGTACTAGTGCTGCAAGAGGAACCTTCAGCCAAATATTGCCAACCATTAATATCTCAAACTTAAATCAACCTGCAGCTTCTTCAAATTCCACATTATCGTCGAGCTCTTTAAACATGAATTTGGAGTCCTTAGATCTCTTCAATTCAGCGAGATTTAGTTGTGGATATAGCCAATCTCCCCATGATCACCTTGGCCTTTTCAAAAGCAGCCTTCCTTATAGTCTTCAGAATATGCAGCTACAATTAAGTCCTAGCAGGCCATCAAGTAATTGTCCTACTAAT GTATCATCATCACCCTTCAATAATACTGGAGTTTCTGAAGTCAAGAGACCCAGCAGTTCACTTGAAACTAAGCCACCTCAAGCAGCACCAAAGAAATCTCGATTGGATTCACGCTCTTCCTGTCCCCCCTTTAAG GTTAGAAAAGAGAAATTGGGAGATAGAATTGCAGCTCTCCAGCAACTAGTGGCACCTTTTGGCAAG ACAGATACAGCATCAGTACTAATGGAGGCTATCGGATATATCAAATTTCTCCAAAACCAG ACTCTCAGCGTCCCATACATGAAGTCATCGCGTAACAGGACCAAAAAGATACAAGTG GGTACAGGAGATGTAACCGGAGAAGAGGAGGGGACGAGGGATCTCAGGACCCGAGGGCTCTGTCTCGTGCCCTTGTCATGCTTATCCTACGTTACTGATGGCGGGGGAGGTGTTTGGCCTCCCCCGAATTTCAGTGGGTTTTCTTGA
- the LOC141721217 gene encoding transcription factor bHLH110 isoform X1 codes for MESANPHYKHQQQQQLADQCSSPFDAPFFQVDASRAAAWSPNPILNNGEFSPNVNAPSMTQEMGFGSSFTSLSAHDQVQLARVKEDLALSSVHRSTYPRFSEMLNNSSSTSIEDLHLLHHSSDDYLKNEQRNLLRTFSSGCQIDGFQLPGGGGFYSNTPQQKYYSCPISAASGTSAARGTFSQILPTINISNLNQPAASSNSTLSSSSLNMNLESLDLFNSARFSCGYSQSPHDHLGLFKSSLPYSLQNMQLQLSPSRPSSNCPTNVSSSPFNNTGVSEVKRPSSSLETKPPQAAPKKSRLDSRSSCPPFKVRKEKLGDRIAALQQLVAPFGKTDTASVLMEAIGYIKFLQNQVETLSVPYMKSSRNRTKKIQVGTGDVTGEEEGTRDLRTRGLCLVPLSCLSYVTDGGGGVWPPPNFSGFS; via the exons atgGAGTCTGCAAATCCTCATTACAAGCATCAACAGCAGCAGCAGCTTGCTGATCAGTGTTCCTCTCCTTTTGATGCTCCTTTTTTTCAAGTTGATGCCAGCCGTGCTGCTGCTTGGTCCCCTAATCCCATCTT GAATAACGGGGAATTTAGTCCGAATGTTAATGCCCCTTCCATGACCCAAGAAATGGGGTTTGGATCAAGCTTCACATCTTTGTCTGCTCATGATCAAGTTCAACTTGCGAGGGTTAAAGAAGATCTCGCCTTATCTTCTGTTCATCGTTCCACATATCCAAGATTTTCTGAAATGTTAAACAATTCATCATCAACGAGCATAGAAGATTTACACTTGTTACATCACTCGAGCGATGACTACCTAAAAAATGAGCAGAGAAATTTGCTTAGAACCTTCTCTTCTGGTTGTCAAATCGACGGCTTTCAACTTCCAGGTGGTGGAGGATTTTATTCCAATACTCCACAACAGAAGTACTACTCATGTCCTATATCTGCTGCAAGTGGTACTAGTGCTGCAAGAGGAACCTTCAGCCAAATATTGCCAACCATTAATATCTCAAACTTAAATCAACCTGCAGCTTCTTCAAATTCCACATTATCGTCGAGCTCTTTAAACATGAATTTGGAGTCCTTAGATCTCTTCAATTCAGCGAGATTTAGTTGTGGATATAGCCAATCTCCCCATGATCACCTTGGCCTTTTCAAAAGCAGCCTTCCTTATAGTCTTCAGAATATGCAGCTACAATTAAGTCCTAGCAGGCCATCAAGTAATTGTCCTACTAAT GTATCATCATCACCCTTCAATAATACTGGAGTTTCTGAAGTCAAGAGACCCAGCAGTTCACTTGAAACTAAGCCACCTCAAGCAGCACCAAAGAAATCTCGATTGGATTCACGCTCTTCCTGTCCCCCCTTTAAG GTTAGAAAAGAGAAATTGGGAGATAGAATTGCAGCTCTCCAGCAACTAGTGGCACCTTTTGGCAAG ACAGATACAGCATCAGTACTAATGGAGGCTATCGGATATATCAAATTTCTCCAAAACCAGGTTGAG ACTCTCAGCGTCCCATACATGAAGTCATCGCGTAACAGGACCAAAAAGATACAAGTG GGTACAGGAGATGTAACCGGAGAAGAGGAGGGGACGAGGGATCTCAGGACCCGAGGGCTCTGTCTCGTGCCCTTGTCATGCTTATCCTACGTTACTGATGGCGGGGGAGGTGTTTGGCCTCCCCCGAATTTCAGTGGGTTTTCTTGA
- the LOC141721217 gene encoding transcription factor bHLH110 isoform X3, translating to MNNGEFSPNVNAPSMTQEMGFGSSFTSLSAHDQVQLARVKEDLALSSVHRSTYPRFSEMLNNSSSTSIEDLHLLHHSSDDYLKNEQRNLLRTFSSGCQIDGFQLPGGGGFYSNTPQQKYYSCPISAASGTSAARGTFSQILPTINISNLNQPAASSNSTLSSSSLNMNLESLDLFNSARFSCGYSQSPHDHLGLFKSSLPYSLQNMQLQLSPSRPSSNCPTNVSSSPFNNTGVSEVKRPSSSLETKPPQAAPKKSRLDSRSSCPPFKVRKEKLGDRIAALQQLVAPFGKTDTASVLMEAIGYIKFLQNQVETLSVPYMKSSRNRTKKIQVGTGDVTGEEEGTRDLRTRGLCLVPLSCLSYVTDGGGGVWPPPNFSGFS from the exons AT GAATAACGGGGAATTTAGTCCGAATGTTAATGCCCCTTCCATGACCCAAGAAATGGGGTTTGGATCAAGCTTCACATCTTTGTCTGCTCATGATCAAGTTCAACTTGCGAGGGTTAAAGAAGATCTCGCCTTATCTTCTGTTCATCGTTCCACATATCCAAGATTTTCTGAAATGTTAAACAATTCATCATCAACGAGCATAGAAGATTTACACTTGTTACATCACTCGAGCGATGACTACCTAAAAAATGAGCAGAGAAATTTGCTTAGAACCTTCTCTTCTGGTTGTCAAATCGACGGCTTTCAACTTCCAGGTGGTGGAGGATTTTATTCCAATACTCCACAACAGAAGTACTACTCATGTCCTATATCTGCTGCAAGTGGTACTAGTGCTGCAAGAGGAACCTTCAGCCAAATATTGCCAACCATTAATATCTCAAACTTAAATCAACCTGCAGCTTCTTCAAATTCCACATTATCGTCGAGCTCTTTAAACATGAATTTGGAGTCCTTAGATCTCTTCAATTCAGCGAGATTTAGTTGTGGATATAGCCAATCTCCCCATGATCACCTTGGCCTTTTCAAAAGCAGCCTTCCTTATAGTCTTCAGAATATGCAGCTACAATTAAGTCCTAGCAGGCCATCAAGTAATTGTCCTACTAAT GTATCATCATCACCCTTCAATAATACTGGAGTTTCTGAAGTCAAGAGACCCAGCAGTTCACTTGAAACTAAGCCACCTCAAGCAGCACCAAAGAAATCTCGATTGGATTCACGCTCTTCCTGTCCCCCCTTTAAG GTTAGAAAAGAGAAATTGGGAGATAGAATTGCAGCTCTCCAGCAACTAGTGGCACCTTTTGGCAAG ACAGATACAGCATCAGTACTAATGGAGGCTATCGGATATATCAAATTTCTCCAAAACCAGGTTGAG ACTCTCAGCGTCCCATACATGAAGTCATCGCGTAACAGGACCAAAAAGATACAAGTG GGTACAGGAGATGTAACCGGAGAAGAGGAGGGGACGAGGGATCTCAGGACCCGAGGGCTCTGTCTCGTGCCCTTGTCATGCTTATCCTACGTTACTGATGGCGGGGGAGGTGTTTGGCCTCCCCCGAATTTCAGTGGGTTTTCTTGA